Proteins found in one Chloroflexota bacterium genomic segment:
- a CDS encoding MFS transporter, whose amino-acid sequence MSQHNPEIGTTSVLRNRHFLFLWLAQAITQTAQNAIWFGLIVVVEDQSRSSMQLSIAILSSIIPSIALGMIAGVFVDRMRKKMVLLTTNLLRAIVALGYLLYGYSLVPVYLINLLFCSISQFFAPAEAATIPLLVSKRQLITANSLFNLTFTASQVVGFVVLAPPLIKFFGAQSLFIISSLIYVVATLLVSLLPKEEDPHRRFSGLQGGTLVSKVWMEIREGWQFITADRRTALAMVHLTLAACLMLVLAMLTPRYVVAVLNIRADDAVYIFAPAGVGVLLGTMMMGRLADKFGKSLLVNGGLIGMGSSLFLMASLYWIGRHFALQELIVRLGLSLRPSLSGLVPAVMIISFILGYAFALTTIPSQTILMERAPASTRGRIFAVQIMLGNLASVLPLLFLGSLADLFGINKVIAFVGLVVLAIAVLSIREVRRLMLGTMEVGIPTSRH is encoded by the coding sequence ATGTCACAACACAATCCAGAAATAGGCACCACGTCGGTGCTGCGCAACCGCCATTTCCTCTTCCTCTGGCTCGCTCAAGCGATCACCCAAACGGCTCAAAACGCTATCTGGTTTGGCCTGATAGTAGTAGTCGAGGATCAAAGTCGTTCCAGTATGCAGCTCAGCATTGCCATCCTCTCCTCAATCATCCCCTCGATAGCGTTAGGCATGATCGCTGGTGTCTTCGTCGATCGTATGCGCAAGAAGATGGTTTTGCTCACGACTAACCTGCTGCGCGCCATCGTTGCTTTAGGCTACCTTCTTTATGGCTATTCTCTCGTCCCTGTCTACCTGATCAACCTCCTCTTCTGTTCCATAAGTCAATTCTTTGCCCCGGCAGAGGCCGCGACTATCCCTCTGCTGGTGTCTAAAAGACAGCTGATTACAGCTAACTCTCTTTTCAACCTTACCTTCACTGCCTCGCAGGTGGTGGGGTTCGTCGTCTTAGCCCCACCTTTGATCAAGTTCTTTGGTGCCCAGAGTCTCTTTATCATCTCTAGCCTCATCTATGTGGTGGCTACCCTTCTTGTGTCTCTGCTACCCAAAGAGGAGGATCCGCACCGAAGATTTTCAGGGCTGCAAGGAGGAACTTTAGTAAGTAAAGTATGGATGGAGATTCGTGAGGGTTGGCAATTTATTACCGCCGATCGCCGAACTGCTCTAGCTATGGTACACCTAACCCTGGCTGCTTGTCTGATGCTCGTATTGGCTATGCTCACCCCACGCTACGTTGTGGCTGTGTTGAATATCCGCGCTGACGATGCTGTTTACATCTTCGCTCCAGCCGGGGTTGGGGTGCTGTTGGGGACAATGATGATGGGTAGACTGGCTGATAAGTTTGGTAAATCGCTCTTGGTGAATGGGGGATTGATAGGGATGGGTTCTTCCCTGTTCTTGATGGCCAGCCTTTACTGGATCGGCCGACATTTCGCTCTACAGGAATTGATCGTACGCCTTGGATTGTCCCTGCGTCCCTCCCTGAGCGGACTGGTGCCAGCGGTGATGATCATCTCCTTTATTCTAGGATACGCCTTCGCCTTGACTACTATCCCCTCCCAGACGATCCTGATGGAAAGAGCACCGGCTTCAACGCGGGGACGTATCTTTGCCGTACAGATAATGTTGGGCAATCTTGCCTCAGTGTTACCACTACTCTTCTTAGGTAGCCTGGCTGACCTCTTTGGCATCAACAAAGTGATCGCCTTCGTGGGACTAGTAGTCTTAGCCATCGCTGTGCTGAGCATCCGTGAGGTCCGTCGGCTGATGCTGGGGACGATGGAGGTTGGTATCCCCACCAGTCGTCACTAG
- the gcvT gene encoding glycine cleavage system aminomethyltransferase GcvT, with protein sequence MLKTSIEALLEEDRDYASLLFKEDLSEIDSDTDLLIAFEEERQKQRLIMIPSESIAPKAVRQALGSVFTNIYAEGWPCLKMTRDEIDQLLEYEHQLAHHRRYADRRFYRGCEYVNLIEALAQKRVAELFATTKDPDAKVKVGAEEILANVQPLSGAAANNAVYEALLQPGDTVMGMSLTHGGHLTHGSEYNRSGKYYKIVPYGVSRRTGRLDYEEIRKLALEAKPRLIIAGASAYPWDIDWEELRQIADAIPDRAFLMADIAHPAGLVVARKFPNPIGYADVITFTTHKTMIGPRGAVILATVEEIAQKIDRAVFPGEQGGPHINNIAAMAVAFKIAQTQKFKRLQERIVANAQTLATTLQGLGLRLAYGGTNTHMLLIDLNGIETPGFPLKGDIASRILDMCGIVCNKNTIPGDTTAATSSAIRLGTVWLTQRGLREEQMEQVAELIHRVLTNIHPFRYIGASGDLGRGKIELPIMEEVRGEVASIVEETEREITQVTEHQPRHLVPEEPLKRTILFAEHQKRGAKMQPYWGWLMPLHYGNPEGELEAARTSAALFDLNDAGLLLINGERAKFFLQGVATSNVIRLEIGQCQPSLLLNRDGSVIDDVLILRLNPDKEGRDRYLMMTNAANTEGVKTWLRALSDGCILFDDVDLYRKIDGPVVIEDLRQSADEEWRRIALSLHGPKSMDVLHQVDSAVPDIGGFRFLETEIKGVEAIIVRNGYTNKDVRLDIFVRPDDAPKLWGLLLSDGAGVQPAGIMARDRLHSEVGLPSYDGAKVGIISLLKAGHDHRLDLSKPYFIGQRAIMTDTDLPARGVRAPSRKSRFTYSDEGGEPKPTCLYEEHLKLTSKRNIVTFAGWLMPVWYTSISEEHRAVRETAALFDISHMGVLDIQGENATRFLDLVTTNYVPTLGVGQSHYSYILDPEGKVMDDVFIYRLSRDGYMMVVNAVNAGKIKAWLDAVNSRQYLIDAADLNKEIEAVVTIKDLKDHRWGKECRIDMGLQGPNSLAILQQCLAHVETQKRLRKLRRSELMQTQIAGIEVIISRTGYTGEEMGYELYVNPAEAPTLWNLLLEKGRDYGLKPAGLGARDSTRTEAGFPLYGHELAGKYDISPTEAGYGAFVKLHKPFFIGKKPFMDKEARRKQEVVRFQMNAKGIRMVKPGDPVVNRKGECIGAVTSCVSIEGIQIGLAFVDRNYTAEGTRIGIFVLPREEAVSVEKTKRDLVPGDRVLLHEEATVISRFMMPKATFS encoded by the coding sequence ATGCTGAAGACATCGATAGAGGCACTTCTAGAAGAAGATCGGGATTATGCGAGCCTTCTTTTCAAGGAGGACCTTTCTGAAATAGATTCAGACACAGATCTGCTTATCGCTTTTGAAGAAGAGCGGCAGAAGCAGAGACTGATCATGATTCCCTCCGAGAGCATCGCCCCAAAGGCTGTCAGGCAGGCCTTGGGTTCGGTATTCACCAACATCTACGCTGAGGGTTGGCCTTGTCTGAAGATGACGCGAGACGAAATAGACCAGCTCCTGGAGTACGAACACCAACTGGCCCATCATCGCCGCTACGCTGATAGGCGATTCTATAGAGGCTGCGAATACGTCAACCTCATCGAAGCCCTAGCCCAAAAGAGGGTGGCCGAGTTGTTTGCCACCACTAAAGACCCTGACGCCAAAGTTAAAGTTGGGGCTGAGGAAATTTTGGCCAACGTGCAACCCCTCTCTGGAGCAGCGGCCAATAACGCTGTCTACGAAGCCCTCTTGCAACCTGGTGATACCGTTATGGGGATGTCCTTAACCCATGGCGGACACCTCACCCATGGCAGTGAATATAACCGGTCGGGCAAGTACTACAAGATTGTACCCTATGGTGTGAGTAGAAGAACAGGCAGGCTTGACTATGAGGAGATCCGGAAATTGGCCTTGGAGGCCAAGCCAAGGCTGATCATCGCTGGAGCAAGTGCTTATCCTTGGGATATTGATTGGGAGGAACTGCGCCAGATCGCTGACGCTATCCCCGATCGAGCGTTTCTGATGGCTGATATAGCCCATCCAGCTGGGCTAGTAGTGGCCAGAAAATTCCCGAATCCCATTGGCTATGCCGATGTCATCACCTTTACTACCCACAAGACCATGATCGGACCTCGCGGTGCGGTAATTCTAGCCACCGTTGAGGAGATCGCCCAGAAGATAGATCGGGCCGTTTTCCCTGGGGAGCAGGGTGGTCCCCATATCAATAATATTGCAGCTATGGCCGTAGCCTTCAAGATAGCGCAAACACAGAAGTTCAAGAGACTGCAAGAGAGGATCGTGGCCAACGCTCAAACCTTGGCCACCACCCTCCAGGGGTTGGGGCTTCGCTTGGCCTATGGGGGAACAAATACTCATATGCTGCTAATCGATCTGAATGGCATTGAGACGCCAGGCTTTCCTCTGAAAGGCGATATCGCTTCACGCATCCTGGACATGTGTGGCATTGTCTGTAATAAAAATACCATCCCTGGCGATACTACCGCTGCTACCTCTAGTGCCATTCGTCTGGGAACGGTCTGGCTTACACAACGCGGTCTGCGCGAGGAACAGATGGAGCAGGTGGCTGAGCTCATTCATCGTGTATTAACTAACATCCACCCCTTCCGCTATATAGGGGCCAGTGGCGATCTGGGAAGAGGGAAGATTGAGCTTCCGATAATGGAGGAGGTCAGGGGTGAGGTCGCTAGCATCGTGGAGGAGACAGAACGAGAGATCACTCAAGTGACTGAGCATCAGCCTCGTCATCTGGTTCCCGAAGAGCCTCTCAAGAGAACCATCCTCTTTGCTGAACATCAGAAGCGAGGAGCAAAGATGCAACCGTATTGGGGTTGGCTGATGCCTCTTCATTACGGGAATCCGGAGGGGGAGCTCGAGGCGGCCAGGACTTCGGCAGCCCTTTTCGATTTGAACGATGCCGGATTACTCTTGATTAATGGTGAAAGGGCGAAGTTCTTCCTACAGGGAGTGGCCACTAGTAACGTGATCAGGCTAGAGATCGGGCAATGCCAGCCCTCCCTGCTTCTGAACAGAGACGGCAGCGTCATAGATGATGTTTTAATCCTACGTTTGAACCCCGACAAGGAGGGACGTGACCGCTATTTGATGATGACCAATGCTGCGAACACTGAAGGGGTGAAGACCTGGTTACGGGCCTTGTCTGATGGTTGTATCCTTTTTGATGACGTTGATCTATATAGAAAGATCGATGGCCCGGTGGTGATTGAAGATCTGCGACAGAGCGCCGATGAGGAATGGCGGCGGATAGCGCTGTCGTTACACGGACCCAAGAGCATGGATGTCCTCCACCAGGTTGATTCGGCCGTGCCTGATATCGGTGGTTTCCGTTTTCTTGAAACGGAAATCAAGGGTGTGGAGGCGATCATTGTTCGAAATGGCTATACTAATAAGGATGTGAGACTGGATATCTTCGTCCGCCCAGATGATGCCCCTAAACTCTGGGGCCTGCTCTTAAGTGATGGGGCAGGGGTTCAGCCAGCTGGGATCATGGCCAGGGATCGTCTTCATTCAGAGGTGGGGCTACCCTCGTATGATGGGGCGAAGGTGGGCATCATCTCCCTACTTAAGGCCGGTCACGATCACCGCCTTGACCTATCCAAGCCTTATTTCATTGGGCAAAGGGCCATTATGACCGATACTGACCTTCCCGCTAGAGGTGTAAGAGCTCCATCAAGAAAGAGCCGCTTTACCTACAGCGACGAGGGGGGTGAACCAAAGCCCACCTGCCTCTATGAGGAACATCTGAAATTGACCAGCAAGCGGAATATAGTCACCTTTGCCGGTTGGCTTATGCCGGTCTGGTACACCAGTATCAGCGAGGAGCATAGGGCGGTGAGGGAGACGGCGGCCCTTTTTGACATTTCTCATATGGGCGTACTGGATATCCAGGGCGAAAACGCCACCAGGTTTTTGGATCTCGTCACCACTAATTATGTCCCCACGCTTGGGGTTGGACAGTCTCATTACTCCTATATCCTTGATCCAGAGGGCAAGGTTATGGATGATGTCTTTATCTATCGCTTATCGCGGGACGGATACATGATGGTGGTCAACGCTGTAAATGCCGGAAAAATAAAGGCCTGGTTGGATGCGGTCAACTCCAGACAATACCTAATCGACGCCGCTGACCTGAACAAGGAGATTGAGGCCGTTGTTACAATAAAGGATTTGAAGGACCACCGCTGGGGAAAGGAGTGCCGGATAGATATGGGTTTGCAAGGGCCCAACTCCTTAGCTATATTACAGCAATGCCTTGCCCATGTGGAGACTCAAAAAAGGCTGAGAAAACTCAGGAGGTCCGAGCTCATGCAAACCCAGATCGCCGGAATAGAGGTAATCATATCCCGAACTGGTTATACCGGTGAAGAGATGGGCTACGAGCTCTACGTAAATCCGGCTGAGGCACCCACGCTTTGGAACCTGCTTCTGGAGAAGGGAAGAGACTATGGGTTGAAGCCAGCCGGTCTTGGGGCACGGGATTCGACCAGAACAGAGGCTGGTTTCCCCTTATATGGGCATGAGCTTGCTGGCAAATACGATATCTCCCCAACGGAAGCCGGATATGGGGCTTTCGTCAAGTTGCACAAGCCCTTCTTCATCGGTAAGAAGCCTTTTATGGATAAGGAGGCCAGGCGGAAACAAGAAGTTGTTCGTTTCCAGATGAACGCTAAAGGCATCCGCATGGTCAAGCCTGGGGACCCCGTGGTTAATAGGAAGGGTGAATGCATTGGGGCTGTCACCAGCTGTGTGTCGATTGAGGGAATCCAAATTGGGCTGGCCTTTGTAGATCGAAATTACACCGCTGAGGGGACGAGAATAGGGATATTCGTCTTACCGAGAGAGGAGGCTGTCTCGGTTGAGAAAACTAAAAGGGACTTGGTCCCTGGTGACAGGGTATTGCTCCATGAGGAGGCCACAGTTATCAGCCGCTTTATGATGCCTAAAGCCACCTTCTCTTAA
- the recO gene encoding DNA repair protein RecO, with translation MAKPHVYRTEGIVLRHIDLGEADRIVTLYTPYLGKVRAVAKGTRRTTSKLAGHLELFTHSQLLMAKGRNLDIITQGQTINSFLALRGDLLRTTHAHYVAELLDRFTEEHIENYPLFTLTVHTYDRLASERVPELAVRFFEMQLLGYLGYRPELHYCVHCREQVGPTSCFFSPSAGGILCLRCGQDEPTARRLSLNGFKVLRLLQKGDYNLVSRLRLRENLHREVEDLMRGYVQHVLEREVRSVSFLNVLRSDPLFARSAAGEEAGNDTEQPI, from the coding sequence ATGGCCAAACCACATGTCTATCGAACGGAGGGCATTGTCCTGAGACACATCGATCTCGGGGAAGCCGATAGGATCGTCACCCTATATACCCCTTACCTGGGTAAGGTGAGGGCCGTGGCCAAGGGTACGCGCCGCACCACCAGTAAGCTAGCCGGACATCTCGAACTTTTTACCCACAGCCAGCTGCTCATGGCTAAGGGACGCAACCTGGATATCATCACCCAAGGACAGACAATAAACTCATTCCTCGCCCTCCGAGGCGATCTTCTACGGACGACCCACGCCCATTATGTGGCCGAGCTCCTGGATAGGTTTACTGAGGAACATATCGAAAATTATCCCCTCTTTACATTGACCGTTCACACCTATGATCGACTGGCGAGCGAGCGCGTCCCTGAATTGGCTGTGCGCTTTTTTGAGATGCAGCTCCTGGGTTATCTGGGTTACCGCCCCGAACTCCACTATTGTGTCCACTGCCGAGAACAGGTTGGACCGACCAGCTGTTTCTTCAGCCCTTCGGCTGGGGGAATACTTTGCTTAAGATGCGGACAGGATGAACCGACAGCCAGGAGATTGAGCCTTAATGGCTTCAAGGTACTCCGCCTTTTGCAAAAAGGGGATTATAATCTCGTCAGTCGGCTGCGCCTAAGAGAAAACCTGCACCGAGAAGTGGAGGACCTTATGCGTGGCTATGTTCAACATGTCCTTGAGCGAGAGGTCAGATCGGTTAGCTTCCTAAATGTCCTCCGCAGCGATCCCCTGTTTGCGCGCTCCGCCGCAGGTGAGGAGGCAGGGAACGACACAGAGCAGCCTATCTAG
- a CDS encoding DUF951 domain-containing protein, which produces MVLEVGLDDVVRLRKPHPCGGYEWRVVRLGADIGLKCLKCNHRVLLPRRTFERRVKEFVSRG; this is translated from the coding sequence ATGGTCCTCGAAGTTGGGCTTGACGATGTGGTGCGCTTAAGAAAGCCCCATCCCTGTGGCGGCTACGAGTGGCGAGTGGTAAGACTTGGCGCCGATATTGGTCTTAAGTGCCTTAAGTGTAATCATCGCGTTCTATTGCCTCGCCGCACCTTTGAGAGGCGAGTAAAAGAATTTGTCTCTCGAGGATAG
- a CDS encoding HAMP domain-containing histidine kinase, which translates to MRTSIHTKLVSGFLVMVLPLLGLGLVAYIETQRLYKVASYVTEEYVTEIHPVMTLQVLLGRLALLSHDYVLDREPAVKEEFRRTAAQAEMHYSDLEKVEMGYAEERMLVAGSRESFVELTRRFDDLTALSDPIRDSRSLALLKEIGALADTAIADLARFHEIAGKEINEAIEQAQATKTLAEGVIILSVLLSILAATALGHLLAGRIARPIRQLKLGAEAFRSGNFDYRLQVRTGDEIGDLAEAFKAMAVELKNSHQDLEQKVAEKTRELTETRERLRALGQLKSSFIDNVSHELRTPLTILRGYIELLQARLHRLNKEEIQAYVAVMAVGEARLRRQVESLLDFTLLDEGVKLALDLQPHDLATLVKEVVGDYSDQIETKKMALTLDIPPQLSLLADGRRLSTAIGYLLDNAIKFTSPAGQIVIRARQVETSVEISVSDNGIGIPPDQLETIFQGFHKIEGQGVGRGGMGLGLALAKRIVEAHSGQIRAESRLGQGSTFTISLPIAPA; encoded by the coding sequence GTGCGGACGAGCATCCATACGAAGCTGGTCAGCGGTTTTCTGGTCATGGTGCTACCCCTTCTAGGGCTAGGCCTGGTAGCCTACATCGAAACGCAACGTCTCTATAAGGTAGCCAGCTACGTCACGGAGGAATACGTTACGGAGATACACCCGGTGATGACCCTCCAGGTTCTTCTGGGGCGTCTAGCCCTGCTCTCCCACGATTATGTACTTGATCGGGAGCCTGCTGTCAAAGAGGAATTTCGCCGCACTGCAGCTCAGGCAGAGATGCATTACAGCGATCTGGAGAAGGTAGAGATGGGCTACGCGGAGGAACGGATGCTGGTAGCAGGGAGTCGGGAATCATTTGTTGAGCTTACGCGCCGGTTCGATGACCTCACTGCTCTAAGCGACCCGATTCGAGACAGCCGCAGCCTGGCCTTGCTGAAGGAGATCGGTGCTCTGGCTGACACAGCGATAGCTGATCTGGCTCGATTCCATGAGATTGCCGGTAAAGAGATCAATGAGGCTATCGAGCAGGCCCAGGCGACGAAAACCTTAGCCGAAGGGGTTATCATCCTGAGCGTCCTGCTGTCCATCCTCGCGGCCACAGCTCTGGGGCATCTCCTGGCTGGTCGCATTGCCCGGCCCATTCGGCAGTTGAAACTTGGAGCTGAAGCCTTTCGCAGCGGCAATTTTGACTACAGGCTGCAGGTGCGGACTGGAGATGAGATAGGGGACTTGGCTGAAGCCTTCAAGGCTATGGCCGTTGAACTGAAAAATTCACACCAGGACTTGGAACAGAAAGTAGCGGAGAAGACGCGGGAGTTAACGGAGACGAGAGAGCGGCTACGGGCTCTTGGGCAACTGAAGTCCAGCTTCATAGACAACGTCTCACACGAGCTGCGTACGCCATTGACCATCCTCAGGGGCTACATAGAGCTGCTCCAGGCCCGCTTGCATCGCCTGAATAAAGAGGAGATACAAGCCTATGTGGCTGTTATGGCCGTAGGGGAGGCACGGCTCCGTCGCCAGGTAGAGTCTCTGCTCGATTTCACCTTACTGGATGAGGGGGTCAAGCTAGCCCTGGACCTACAGCCGCACGACCTGGCCACGCTGGTGAAAGAAGTTGTGGGAGACTACTCCGATCAGATAGAAACAAAGAAGATGGCTCTTACACTCGACATCCCGCCTCAGCTCTCTCTTCTGGCCGATGGGCGAAGATTGAGCACCGCTATAGGTTATCTCCTGGACAACGCCATCAAGTTCACATCTCCAGCGGGCCAGATAGTTATAAGGGCGCGTCAGGTAGAGACCAGCGTGGAGATCAGCGTGTCCGATAACGGCATCGGTATCCCCCCGGACCAGCTAGAGACCATCTTTCAGGGGTTTCATAAGATAGAGGGACAGGGTGTGGGAAGAGGCGGGATGGGCCTAGGCTTAGCCCTGGCTAAAAGGATCGTCGAGGCCCACAGTGGACAGATTAGAGCGGAGAGTCGCTTGGGACAAGGCAGCACTTTCACCATCTCGCTGCCAATCGCCCCTGCCTGA
- the pyrF gene encoding orotidine-5'-phosphate decarboxylase — MMVAFVDKLLQLSRKNKSWLCVGLDVDLDLLPKGVLAHEDPVFTFNKAIIDATVDVVCAYKPNLAFYEALGISGLEALQRTLRYIPAEIPTIADAKRNDIGSSARSYARSILEVFGFDALTVNPYLGHDSLQPFLDYKEKGVLVLCKTSNPGATDFQDLFVTDTDSRRAQRLYEIIAERVVKWNIYGNCGLVVGATYPMELKRVREIAPTLPILIPGIGAQKGDLEASVRYGSDEHGELAIISSSRQVLYASVESDFALAARRVALSLREEINRFRQVHQRELE; from the coding sequence ATGATGGTCGCCTTTGTCGATAAGCTACTCCAGCTTTCGCGGAAGAATAAGAGTTGGCTTTGCGTTGGACTGGATGTCGATCTCGATTTGCTTCCTAAGGGGGTACTCGCTCACGAAGACCCTGTCTTCACCTTCAACAAGGCCATCATTGATGCTACGGTGGATGTCGTTTGTGCTTATAAACCAAATCTGGCCTTCTACGAGGCCCTGGGTATTTCTGGTCTGGAGGCACTACAACGGACATTGCGCTATATCCCCGCTGAGATTCCCACCATCGCCGATGCTAAGCGCAATGACATCGGCTCCAGCGCCAGAAGCTATGCCCGGAGCATCCTGGAGGTCTTCGGTTTCGATGCGCTCACGGTGAACCCTTACCTGGGACATGATTCCTTACAACCCTTCCTGGACTATAAGGAAAAAGGGGTCCTTGTCTTGTGCAAGACGTCAAATCCGGGGGCAACAGACTTTCAGGATCTCTTCGTTACGGACACGGATTCCCGACGGGCGCAGCGCCTTTATGAGATAATCGCTGAGCGTGTGGTCAAGTGGAACATCTATGGCAATTGTGGTCTGGTGGTCGGGGCAACCTATCCGATGGAGTTGAAGCGGGTGCGCGAAATAGCTCCCACCTTGCCCATCCTCATCCCGGGTATTGGAGCCCAAAAGGGTGATTTGGAGGCCTCTGTCCGCTATGGTAGCGATGAGCACGGAGAATTAGCCATCATAAGCTCCTCGCGTCAGGTTCTGTATGCTTCGGTTGAGAGCGATTTCGCCCTGGCAGCTAGAAGGGTAGCCTTAAGTCTACGTGAGGAGATCAACCGTTTCCGCCAGGTTCATCAGCGAGAACTTGAATAG
- a CDS encoding cache domain-containing protein codes for MRFPLPTSLLGRILLLVAIGLALVFSGYTVLGLQAVRESTARTLQERLLIAQVTAGRVDDRLQQTARMLQVMTEQAPINPDEDDPQLTMHTLRAMNEHLGGFAYYMAMLNHSGRIVRTEPHITNLIGYDLSTSNCVTKVLQMGTTVTTRAFVLDTPTPTIAILVPTKDRNGLISGLVLATLNLSDSGFKELLSPLGIGQTGYTEIVDKNGVVLGTTRPERLFQTDDHGQYFATLVGESRSAVGMCHNCHSNGAATERREEVLAFAPLTSAPWGVAVRQSREEAFAYSDALQQRVLLL; via the coding sequence ATGCGATTTCCCCTTCCCACCAGCTTGCTAGGGCGCATTTTGCTACTTGTGGCCATCGGCCTGGCGTTGGTCTTTAGCGGCTATACCGTGCTCGGATTGCAGGCTGTCAGAGAAAGCACGGCCAGAACCTTGCAAGAGCGTCTGCTGATAGCCCAGGTGACAGCCGGCCGGGTAGACGACCGCTTGCAACAGACTGCCCGCATGTTGCAAGTTATGACCGAACAAGCACCTATCAACCCGGATGAGGATGATCCTCAGCTTACTATGCATACCCTGCGAGCGATGAATGAGCATCTGGGTGGCTTCGCTTACTATATGGCAATGTTGAACCACAGCGGCCGAATCGTTCGCACCGAACCCCATATCACCAACCTCATCGGTTATGACCTTTCCACCTCTAATTGTGTCACGAAGGTGCTCCAGATGGGGACTACAGTGACTACCAGGGCATTCGTCCTCGATACGCCGACACCAACTATAGCTATCTTGGTTCCCACCAAAGATAGAAATGGTTTGATCAGTGGCTTGGTCTTAGCCACCCTTAATCTGAGTGACTCTGGCTTCAAAGAGCTCCTAAGTCCACTGGGGATTGGACAGACAGGGTACACGGAGATTGTAGATAAGAACGGCGTTGTGCTGGGTACAACCCGCCCGGAGCGCCTCTTCCAAACTGACGATCACGGCCAGTATTTCGCCACCCTCGTCGGAGAGAGCAGATCCGCCGTGGGCATGTGCCATAATTGCCATAGCAATGGCGCCGCTACGGAAAGGCGAGAGGAGGTACTGGCCTTCGCTCCACTCACCTCTGCCCCATGGGGCGTCGCCGTACGACAATCAAGGGAGGAGGCATTTGCTTATAGTGACGCTCTGCAACAGAGGGTGCTCTTATTA
- a CDS encoding response regulator, whose product MKKVLIADDEQPLRLLLRATLSSDAYQILEAEDGKETLALAQKEQPDILLLDVLMPGLDGFEVCERLKKDPATAGITVVMLTAKGQETDKERGKRVGADYYLTKPFSPIQLLQLMNDILGI is encoded by the coding sequence GTGAAAAAGGTCCTGATAGCCGATGATGAGCAACCTCTAAGGCTGCTTCTGCGCGCTACCCTGAGCAGCGATGCCTATCAGATCCTGGAGGCGGAGGACGGCAAAGAGACGCTAGCCCTGGCCCAAAAGGAACAACCGGATATCTTGTTATTAGATGTGTTGATGCCTGGGCTGGACGGCTTCGAGGTCTGTGAGAGGCTCAAGAAGGACCCGGCTACCGCTGGCATCACCGTCGTTATGCTTACGGCGAAGGGGCAAGAGACGGATAAGGAGCGGGGCAAACGGGTTGGTGCCGATTATTATCTGACCAAGCCATTCAGTCCCATACAGCTATTGCAATTGATGAACGATATCCTGGGAATCTAA